agctacatccattaacatttacttttccttcccatagaaagtactcctggatcagtgcttctacTTTGGTAAGCCCGGTCACAGAATATCTGGCTGCCCAGTTTGCCAAAAGACAGAGCTTTTTACAAGTTGGGACTTTATAGAGTGTTAAATGATATCacggttaaaaataaatatctgttaCCACTCATGTCCACTGCAATCAAACTACTACATGGGGCTACTGTGTTCTCCAAGTTGGATCTGAGTAATGCTTATCTTAGGAGCATGACAGTCACGCCTGGCAAGTCCTCCAATGGCTACTAGAGAACAAACTGTTTGTCACGCCTGAGAAATATGACTTCTCAGGTTTTCCACTAAACGTCAACAGCTTTGAGGCTAACAAAAGAATTAATTTTATTGTCTTTGTTGGAGGCCATCTTAAGGCTGACACGAGTTAGAAAGTTAAAACTAGAAACTGAGACTGCTTATATAGTCATCATTCCCCCATGTTATCATGGGCCTTATGTCAAAATCTAGATTTAGGCGCTAcaatttatatttgtgtttttactttatttaaaacacagtaaACAATGGTCAAGGTTGGATTATCTCAACTAACCACAAACAGCTAAATTTctataaatgcttttttttttattcagtttactaaagttaaaaaaatctttttgtaaAAGGTTAAACCAAAGCTTTTCATACTTTCTGTGGAGGATAAAAAAGGACCACATTTGCTCACTAATCTCTGAATAGTGCTGGTTAAACTCATCAGTTTATCAGGCTGCGCCACACAGACACTTATAATGACCTCCAGAGCTCTTTAATACAGATTACTGTTGTAATGCCAACACACAATAAACCTTCTTTTTATGATTCTGTTAAATGTCATGTCAAGTTGTGTTGAATGTATTATTCATGCATGAAATCCCAGGTCACTTTAAAAATCAAGAGGCAAATGATACACCATTCTTAGAAATACAACTTTTATTAAAACTGTAATATTTATTCTAGTTATTGTGAAATAAATAGGTCAATGTaacactttaataaaaaaatcatgtttatgctgaaaatgtaataaagctaaaaaaaacagtcagtacaaaacattttctttgcatAGGAGTACATTTCCATTCAACCACAAAAAGTGCTAAATCACATATAAAGACCCACACTGTTATGTAGCCCACTAACATGTAAAAAACTAACCAAAAATATGAACTACAGTGGCTTAGACAGGTGTTCACCTGTAACTCAACATGTGCAAACAGCAGGTACACATGAGCTGGTAAAATAATGCAGCACAGGTGGAAACCAAAGCAGAGCTAGAAGGAGTGTGGATCTCCAGAGCTTCAGACATCACACACATAAAGCTCCAAATCAGCACCACTACATGGTCTTTAAACCTGGAAATACTGTACGGCGATATAAAGATGAAACCAGAAAACACTGAAGCAAACATTCATTATCGTGTCGATGGACATCTAGAGCTGTAATGATGAAGAAAGTCAAAGAGGAAGTGAGAGCTCCATGATTGCTGATCTGGAAGCAGATCAGTGGTCTGCTAGTTGCTGATGGTAAAGTTGCCAAGTTCTTTGCAGCCCTCTAGATCGGTCGATTCGAAACTGCTTCAGGGTTCTTATTGGACTGCTGTTCTCCTTACAAGTGAATTTCTTAAAGTTgacataatttttttcttttatttaaagcgTCCTAATGATGTAGAATCTGGTAAAAGTCAACTTTATGCATCTCTTCAATCGGGACTTCCTGATTCTGAAGGAGGCCAGCTGGTTGAGTTCTGTGTGTTTACCCTCCTGCGTGATGAGAACATTTTGCTTTTCTGCAGAAGTGAtgaaagatttttatttctgtaggCTCTTCTCTTTGGGCTGTTGGGAGCTCCCATGTTCTCCAAGAGTCTCCTCTGAAACACAGCTTCGAACTACAAGACAAATGAGTGTCAGAAGGTGGTTGGaagacattaaaataaagaacaaaaatattaaaagtaattaaaaaaagttgAATGCGTCAGTCATACCATGTCTAGGACTGCAGTGGTGGTGTGTGTTGCGTTGTTTGAAGATGTGGTTGGGGGAGTTGTAGGGAACTGTTTGGCCTTTGGTTTGGCACAATACATCTCCAGATGGTAAAGTTCACAGCCAGAGGATTTGCAACACTGATCTACAATTCCCTTCCCTCTGGGCCGAGGACCATAACCAGACCAGGACCCTTTACCTGCAGGGACAAACGTACCACATGAAAGCACATGTAGAAACAAAATGCTGATGCAGGTGAACCCTCTCATCTCCAACAAGGCCTACAAATTGCAAAGCTATcacattatgaaaaaaaaaggacttAGGCTTCAGCTTTTTTTAGAACCTCTTTAGCAAATGGACAAAACATCTGAGTAAAATCAGAGATTTGTAGGAAAAGATGTCACATCATGATTAAGATGTACTCTTTACaagttaataattaattaattaacagtTAATATTAGAATGTTTCCATTAGGTATCCAATATGAGAGTGGACTGGATTAAAATATCTTGTTTTTCAGACGGTACTCATAGTAAAATACCAGATGTGAGCAATTAACCAGCCAGACTACAGATTAGTTTAGGCCAGAGCTCTTTGACCTTTACAATCCAAGGAGCCATTTCTGCCCAGTTAAATAAAACTCATTCAGAGCCACAAATGTAACATGACCTTTCGAAAAAAGACAACTTCGAATTTTTGATAAACATCTACTATGGACTtctgttgtcttttttaaataaccacaattttatttcttttttttagggtttaaaatatagaaaaacttaaattgtttgaaaaaaaagagcatggatacattttcttctatggGATGTTAAAATTTGTCGAAGATGATGTAtaataaaaactacattttttgattatttattcttactctttttgcttttactttttctgcacagattCAGTTGTATCATAAGGTTTTCACCATTGGTTTAGATGATCAGTTTGTATTATAGTGGCTATTTAATCTTATGCTCACTGACTGATTTGCCAGCCAACAGTTTCAACTGGTTGCTACTGCCTGATGCTTGAATATTTACTGGGACCCATAAGGTATTTGTCTGCTGAATCTATTTGCTGTAGTATTTACAAGGGAAAAAATACCTAAAATGTATCTTGGAAAGGGGGAAAGGTGCACAACGGAGGTTAGAACGAAAACCACCTACTCAAGCAGAGTTACAAAAGGTAACTTCAATCAATAAAAGCAAACGTTTTATGCAAAACTCAGTGACAGACAGTTGTGAATCACAAGAACAATTCTTGCCTCAGAGTTCAtttcaaaaaacccaaaaaagctTATTTCATACTGAATTTCGGGAGAATCTTTGGAGAACTGGGCACTGCCCTTGctatggaagcatgcagattgAACACTGTACACTGAGGAGATACTGAGCAGCATGATATAATGCAACAAAGTACAGTGTGGAAATCCCTGTTGTTGAATACAAAGACCTGTGTTCCTGGATGACTTTTAAAGGAGTGTGGTACACCATTGCCGACTTTGGAAGAAGCTCTGTGCTGCAGctcttcctccttctcctcctcttttgcaccttttctttgtttttagttaGAAAGCTAGGGCTGCTCTCAGATAACAACTGTTTTAACAATAAGGCTATCGCACACTGAGGCACAGTGTTCTGGAGAGTCCACCGCTGTGCTGGTGGATTGCCATCAGTCTGATAGCAGATGCAGAAAGTGGCCTTGGTCAGAGCAGGGCGAAAGGTAATCAGGTGAAAGGGCTTCTGGGTAATTGTGTGTGCACTGTGGTAGAGATGATAGAGCTTTAAACAATGCCTGACAATCTGACACATCAATGCAGAAACCAAATGATTCCCTCTCTCCACGGTGGAgtattggttttctttttttttgtttctaataGAAAGTGGATGCTGCACTGTCATGCGTTGGCTCCATAACTAAAAAGGAAGCGTTAATGTTATTCAGCTGATAACTTCCTCACACTTATATCAGTGTTTTCATGTGGATACAGTGACCATAGCAATAACAGTGGAATAGGTATGTATTGGTCTGAGTGTACAATAACCTTCTTAGCATTGTTTTTAACAGGATTTGAATATCTGCATCTCTGTTGTTTTAACACAAAACCTACCAAAGGATCTTAAACTGCTGAAATGTTGTTACCTAAGTTCCAATTTCTCTATAGCAACTAAATATTTACTCGTAGTTTTTGAGGAtgcatttctctttttttccagaCAGAAAACTCCTTTTTACTCACAGAAACACCATTTATTTGCCTTGTTTAGTCatatttcatgtgtgttttgcCTGGCAACAGTCACCATCCTCTCTTTGCTCACTTCTCTGCAGAAAATACCAGATGCAGTAGTCAGTTAAAACAGAGTCTGACCCTGTGCTCCCCAGCTGGGCAGACTAACaaataatatgacaaaaaatgTCTCAAATATCGAAATTGTGCAGTTGCGAGATGTGACCTGTTAAGGATAGACGTAGCAAGACGGACTGTTTCTATATGATTTTATCATGCCAACAGATGTAAGCAGGGGAAAAACTAAGGCCAGTCTGATGTTtcccactgtcgccacatgcttcCTCAGAAGGGATGTCTGCAAAATCATTTACTCAATGGAATCAGCTGAGCGtcctttgaataaaaaaaccttCTACCAATTAAATCGAGAATTTGAGTTGCCTTGTATTATAACCGAGACTGAATCTGAATGTATTGTATGATTTTAAATTCATCTGTGGCTGGACTGTATTGGGTAGATCTGATAAATATTTCTGGACATGAACTGaacctgtttgtcttgtaaagtgtcttaaaataatattcattgTAAATTGgagctataaaaataaaattacctgTACAGAATTGAATGCATTTGTAACAGAGTGTAGACCAGGTTTAGTCAAAAAAACTCATAAACTTAACTATAAATAATATTATAAActaatattattatttctccATAATGTGTTCATTACTATTTGCTCGTGACATTATTCAGTTTAAATTAAATCGAATTTAGTCTACATATTATGAAAGTTCTTTGTCCCATTTTTTTATAGAAATTGGAATTTAAATCCTCTTGTGACAAAATAACCTTCCCCTGTTAAATTactattaaatgaaatgaaatgatgttacttgatttgtttttacctgacagtgtttttaaaaacagcatttatatGTATTTGATCCAGTTGTTTTTATGCATGTGCTTTGTAATCTTCCATAtatttgctttcttttattATGTTGTTTCTATGAAGCCCTTTTGAAAATGAGATAACACATTTCATGAAACTAATCTTTCTTTAGATTAAATCTGTTttgttaaacaaagaaaaacagacagataAAGTAATACATTTCCGTGCATTTTGCATTGATTCAACCAATTATTGCTGAAATGgcatgtattttgttttcagcagcTTACATCCCAAACCACGAATTTGCATGCTGACTGTGACTTACAGAACTGcagaaaatacacaaaagaGAGAAACAGGAAGACTCACCTAGGTAGAGTCCACGATCTCCGCAGACAAATAAGAGGTCACTGAGGAGCTCGGAACCACAGCGGAGTTGGGCGGCCTCCAAGAACAGTGGCCATCCTGCCAGACACATGCTGCAGTAGAACACGCAGATCCGAACACACAACacctaaaaacagagaaatcatTTAGGTTGTACAAAATCACGTAACAATGCATTTTACACTGATTAACTGGGAC
This DNA window, taken from Girardinichthys multiradiatus isolate DD_20200921_A chromosome 1, DD_fGirMul_XY1, whole genome shotgun sequence, encodes the following:
- the igf3 gene encoding insulin-like growth factor 3, whose amino-acid sequence is MHPSCCHTAPTLTVKVLCVRICVFYCSMCLAGWPLFLEAAQLRCGSELLSDLLFVCGDRGLYLGKGSWSGYGPRPRGKGIVDQCCKSSGCELYHLEMYCAKPKAKQFPTTPPTTSSNNATHTTTAVLDMFEAVFQRRLLENMGAPNSPKRRAYRNKNLSSLLQKSKMFSSRRRVNTQNSTSWPPSESGSPD